A region from the Musa acuminata AAA Group cultivar baxijiao chromosome BXJ1-10, Cavendish_Baxijiao_AAA, whole genome shotgun sequence genome encodes:
- the LOC108951437 gene encoding uncharacterized protein LOC108951437 → MGANLQDAKDELVFEDDRLTWGDVTETITSFDQLARDFELNFLAHARPKPSVALLLGLNQREDEPLSHFVNRFTTQIQGLSDAHPSLLMQAFMIGLRPSRFFWSLVERSPTAVPEMLQRASQFVAAETWMAGRREEHKRGKSEPPRQQQPVASRRRLDRSDPPTPRSPLPALNSSRTEIFLHIKENGLLKDPHPMRSPRELADRSKYCRFHRQHGHDTEQCYKELSPRPEGPIERHIDVIADGPASGGGSMMGRKAYARAASTEAHGNGPEPEITFPTGASEQPEHDDALVISTRIANAQVRRIMVDTGSSTDILYFDAFQKLGLARENMKPMCSALTGFTGDSILPLGAITLPLTLGAPPRSKTVMTTFLVVDLPTAYNAILGRPTLNKVKAIVSTYYQTIKFPTHAGVGEVTGSPRESRRCYLTAVSLNKRARIEPPLEDPREMKRQTPHPEPRESTVDLPLLEERTAGSDDQNRVGVTRAGTKAARRSPTGKCRRLCLVAI, encoded by the exons ACCGAGACCATCACCTCCTTTGACCAGCTCGCCAGggacttcgagctcaacttcctagCCCACGCTCGACCAAAGCCGtccgtggcgttgctcctcggactcaaccaaagggaggacgagcctctctcccattttgtgaaccgctttacgACGCAAATTCAGGGGCTgtcggacgctcacccctctctgttgatgcaggcgttcatgataggcctacggccttccaggttcttctggtctctcgtggagCGATCCCCCACGGCGGTGCCCGAGATGCTGCAGCGAGCGAGCCAGTTCGTCGCCGCAGAGACATGGATGGCCGGGAGGCGTGAAGAGCACAAGAGGGGCAAGTCAGAACCGCCCCGGCAGCAACAACCCGTCGCATCCCGGCGTAGGTTAGATAGATCCGACCCGCCGACACCAAGGTCCCCTCTCCCCGCCTTGAACTCGTCCCGAAcagaaatatttctccacataaAGGAGAATGGACTACTCAAAGATCctcacccgatgaggagcccgcgaGAGCTTGCAGACCGATCAAAATATTGTCGCTTCCATCGGCAGCATGGGCATGACACTGAACAGTGTT ACAAGGAACTTTCGCCGCGCCCGGAGGGCCCTATCGAGCGACACATCGATGTGATAGCCGACGGCCCCGCGTCTGGCGGGGGCTCCATGATGGGAAGAAAGGCTTACGCCAGAGCCGCCTCGACCGAAGCTCACGGGAACGGACCCGAACCCGAGATCACTTTCCCGACCGGAGCATCCGAACAACCCGAGCACGACGACGCGCTTGTGATATCGACCAGGatcgccaacgcgcaagtaaggaggatcatggtcgataccggGAGCTCAACCGACATACTTTACTTCGAtgccttccagaagctcggcttggctagggagaacatgaagccaatgtgctcggcgctcaccggaTTCACCGGAGATTCGATCTTACCGCTGGGAGCTATCACCCTGCCCTTAACCTTGGGGGCCCCGCCGAGGTCGAAGACAGTAATGACCACTTTTCtagtggtcgacctccccaccgcatacaacgccatcctcggccgaccaaccctcaacaaggtcaaAGCCATCgtctcaacttactaccaaactATCAAATTCCCGACTCACGCCGGGGTCGGGGAAGtcacgggaagcccccgagaatcCAGGCGTTGTTACTTGACCGCCGTCTCGTTAAACAAGAGGGCGAGGATCGAACCACCGCTGGAGGATCCTCGGGAGATGAAGAGACAGACCCCCCATCCCGAGCCAAGGGAATCCACCGTCGACTTGCCGTTGCTAGAAGAGCGGACGGCCGGATCAGACGATCAAAATCGGGTTGGAGTTACCCGAGCGGGAACGAAAGCAGCTCGTCGGTCTCCTACAGGAAAATGCCGACGTCTTTGCCTGGTCGCCatctga
- the LOC108951563 gene encoding uncharacterized protein LOC108951563 — MLGRSRAPRSGEAQRDSPQVAGHLEHDRAMASRGWSQPDASGYVSDVWFGYLCGSFLVLTLFLFFVEMVNLRSLLGGQASQAPPPAPPADLQPGSEDAPLEVEAGRPRKKAKAAPSKGPEAGPSRGETGPSRRAAGKGPRPTSVRDLCRLPAGDGEPFQSRLVSEIPLGESSDPLVARWGGLSRGDRVWAGGDPSAAFLRGALHPDMARDLYVLPSEVLLNKSAQSLIWGLHYATALMDRVHDAGRVIGGLVNRNVELHRQVEEVRAGAGPEAVAAVEKRAAEFEAEAARLRSELEAAKKANEELQKTIRVERIELRLLKTEASALSKKLEEAKAETRAALEALAKEARLRPAKDKELLEAYKKSEGFELGLTRTGRVSFEYGYRVATSRFRARHPGLEVEEDPFAPHPEDLGVDMPEDVPFDDRLVVP; from the exons ATGCTTGGGCGAAGCAGAGCGCCAAGATCTGGGGAGGCTCAAAGAGATTCTCCTCAGGTCGCAGGCCATCTGGAACATGACCGAGCAATGGCTAGTCGAGGCTGGTCTCAGCCCGATGCCTCTGGGTACGTTAGTGACGTTTGGTTCGGGTATTTGTGTGGTTCATTTCTGGTACTAACACTTTTCTTGTTTTTtgtagaaatggtgaacctccggTCGCTTCTGGGGGGTCAGGCGTCGCAAGCTCCTCCCCCAGCTCCGCCGGCCGACCTACAGCCCGGCTCGGAGGACGCCCCACTGGAGGTCGAGGCCGGgcgccctcggaagaaggcgaagGCAGCACCTTCGAAGGGGCCTGAGGCGGGCCCCAGTCGGGGCGAGACCGGGCCTAGTCGGCGGGCGGCTGGGAAGGGTCCGCGCCCTACCTCCGTACGTGACCTGTGCCGACTACCAGCCGGGGACGGGGAGCCGTTCCAGTCGCGGTTGGTGAGCGAGATCCCACTTGGGGAGTCTAGCGACCCCCTGGTCGCTCGCTGGGGGGGCTTGTCCCGGGGGGACAgagtgtgggccggaggggaccCCTCCGCAGCGTTCCTCCGAGGCgcgcttcatcccgacatggctcgggatttgtacGTCTTGCCCTCGGAGGTGCTGCTCAACAAGTCCGCCCAATCCTTGATCTGG GGCCTCCAttatgcgacggccctgatggacagggtgcatGACGCCGGCCGGGTCATCGGGGGCCTCGTCAACCGCAACGTCGAGCTCCACCGCCAAGTCGAGGAGGTCCGAGCCGGGGCCGGCCCGGAGGCTGTGGCGGCCGTCGAGAAGCGCGCGGCGGAGTTTGAGGCGGAGGCGGCTCGCCTCAGGTCGGAGCTCGAGGCCGCCAAGAAAGCAAACGAGGAGCTCCAAAAAACAATAAGGGTGGAGCGGATCGAGCTCCGTCTGTTGAAGACGGAGGCGAGCGCCCTCAGCAAGAAGCTGGAGGAGGCGAAGGCCGAGACGAGAGCGGCCTTGGAGGCATTGGCGAAGGAAGCCCGTCTTCGACCCGCCAAAGAtaaggagctcctcgaggcgtataagaagtccgaggggttcgaactcgggctaacgcggacggggcgggtatcCTTTGAGTACGGATACCGAGTCGCCACGTCCCGTTTTCGCGCTCGTCACCCTGgcctcgaggtggaggaggacccCTTCGCTCCTCACCCCGAGGATCTAGGGGTAGACATGCCCGAGGACGTCCCCTTTGACGACCGCCTGGTTgtcccataa